The genomic region CTATTTAATAATGCCTGCAGTTGTGTATAAATATTCTATTCAAATTTTATATTTGCCTATACCCATTGTAAAAGGATTTTTTAAAGGAGGAATACATTTGAAAGGCTTGCTAATTTTTGGTGTTATTTTATTATGATCTACAAATTATAACTCAAATTTTCTAACTATACCCATAGAGTTGATTGAACTACTGAATTGATATCAATACTGTTTCGAAGCAAATACACACAgactttttccttcttcccgTTGCTTGCCAAATTGCTCGTagcaaacccctttttttcggcttAATCCTgtcataaaattaaaatcaccgatacgaaaaagggaaaatcaatTCCACTGGACAAGGGTCAGCGTCGGTTGGCAATTTGATGCGCTTAACTTTATACAAACGGTTTACTTTCACTGGCCAAAAGTTCATTTCATGCTTGATTAGCGAATATTAccctttcgtttttcttttccttggaTATAAAAGTAACAATTGGTCCAAAATTAGAAAGGTAATCCATTCATCAGACAGGGATTAGTAAGAAATATTGCGAAAATAATACCATAATTTGGAGACAAAAAAGGACGGAaagtaatttttaatttaataacgtTTATTTCGTTTATTCGAACTAGTTAAATCTGCCTTTAGACAACAGTCTTTctatttttcataaattttatttaaacataatttagAACCTAAAATTTTTTCCTAAatcttttgaattatttaataaGTATCAAATCCATTTAAAGAATGATGctaaaaaacatttaaaacaataatcaaATCAGTAAATTAACACACATACCAATTCTTCATGTTCATTACTTCCTACCATCCTTCCGAACATGAAAAGCTGCACGACGTAATTAAAGTTTTGTTATATtcctctttaaaaaaaactgggtCGCACACTTGTTTCCCTCGGCTAGACAGgtgcttttcttccttcttctcaaTATAAAGATTTCCCTCGATCCggtcttcttttttctatcGGCAGGATAATAACAAACACCGAAGAACGGAAGGGACCATAGAGCAGGGAACACAAAAGTTATGATAAATTCAAAAcgggaaaataaatgaaaaatgagGTCGGATTAAACGACACCAAAGAACGCCAAACGCTTATGCCAATGGGGCCAATAATCTTTGTTGCCCTTTCTTAAGGGTACGAACCGATCTTCTTGGGCAGCAACCGTCGTCCTAGCGCCTGTCGGCacgtgcgcgcgcgcttttTTTACCGAGTACCTAACACCGGGCCGATTTCGAGGACCCAGACAAGACCCTGCTAGCGATTGAAATGAGGCCGTTACGTGTCGCCCTTGTTAGCAGGATCtagagaaaaaacacaaaaacgcaAACCACTTGTCCAGTGCGAAAGGTGCGCACCGAATCAGTCAGACTCGTGCCCCAAAACGAGAGTCCAGCCTGCCTAATTATGACGAATCGCAGTGCATTCTCGGTGGAAAGAAGaccctatgtgtgtgtgtgtgtgtgtgtgtgtgattgcggAGCCAGAGCAACACGCAATCAGCTGGCCTTTGGGTTCAGCCGATCGCGAGCCAAAAACCTACGGACGTTCttcccggggtttttttttgtgctattCCTTTTCGAACTGTTCGACTCTTCCGGCCTGATCACACGCAGCGGGAATTCCCTCGAGAGGGAAGTTCGGCACACCTGCCAAATTATGATACATCGTCGACGTTGTGTAAATGTGTTGCCATCCTTTGCGCAAGTGTCTACGGACCGATGGGCAAAACGATCAAATCGTGTGCAATCTCATGCCGATATAAGAAGACGGTGGATAAATGTGCTTGTTGAATTTGCTAAACGATCGACGCCAAAATATTACACCACAATGACATAACTTAGGATCTGCTAGCCCGTGACTCAGGGAATTTATGCTTCCGCCCGGCGTTAAAAACGATCACCACGAGTACGAGCACGATGCAGCTGGATAAGGTGGTTTAAAGGGAATAGCTGCACATGCGTACCATTAGGGAAGCGTATCGGGATCTTTCATCAGAATACGGAAATAGGTATCAAGACGATTCTTATGTTCCTTGCTAACCGTCCGCTGGAGATTCTGAGATGTGtgaagaagtgtttttaaatattgtatTTGTTAGTTCTACGATGCATAGAAAATTAAGAGCTCAACGAACTCAATGTTTAGATCAAGTGGAGTCAAATCTGTAGGAGATTGGATGCAGTTTTAGAACAAAGTTTTCTGGTAGTAGATTGGTGACCTGGTCTTGTCTGAAAGACGTGCCCACAAATCATTTTCTCACGTCTACAAAAATATCCAGTCAAAATACCTTTCGCGACCggactgtatagaacattCATACTCAGTACTCTcaaacgcctctgagacaacagAACTCACACGAAACTGATGATACCTTCTTAGCCGCGATTGAGAGGCAGATGTTCAGAACGTTTTTTGACTCCAAGTATATCGAAGttcaatggaggagccgccaCATTGGTGATCTCTTCGAACTGTACGATgatcatcgtgcagcgaattagcctcgccaggctccggtgggcaaGGTATGACATAAGAATTACACCGGActacccagcccgtaaagtcgttttaggccgtccacacggacagaagaGGCGTCCAAACTGAGTATAGAGGATAGgtttaaaatatatatttattcaTCCTAAACGGCCGCCCCGGTGgcagatgcgacagcggcgttggttttcacacggcaggaccgggattcaattctcatctgggccgttcgcCCATAGTGAGGACAGACTATCCATCTATGCGGTAACAATGAGTCTGGTAAGCCAAAAATAGCCGGCATGACCAAAGAGGTCGATGGACCAAGAAAGAAGTAGAATTTTTATCCTAAAATTCATACTGTAGATAGCGAGCTCATTGTCTGGTTCCGGTAGAGTCAAACCTGTAGGAGTTCGGATGTAGTCAAGGGCAGTGTACCAGAATGAATGTTCAGGAGTTTTCTAGGAAAGGATTGTTTCTACCTTTTGGCAGCTGCAGATTGGCGAGCTGGTCATGTCTAATAGACTTGTTCGCCAGAACTGACCAACGAAGAAATAGAGAAAGAAGTCCAACCACCCTCAAGTCTAATGAAGTCTGCAGAAATCCCTACGCCCAAGCCAATAGAAATAACCAATAAGCCGTgaagtttaatattttttgtacatttgtatttttttttattaatattttgttttccgtgATTTTACATTCTTCCATCCACAGTTGATATTAATTACAATACtttgttctgtgtgtgtgtgtgtgcgggcgcGTTTTGCCAGCCAACAAACGGTCATCTTTATCTACTGTTTtcggcacacacgcacacgcactctACTGCGGTTCGGTCGATCGATCTTAGAGCTATAGTGTTCGGTGCCAGCTTctcttttgttctgttttgttttgttttacgcaCTCGCACACATTCACATTCTATATAATTTAcacatttatatttatatgtaTGTATTATGTATATACGCCTATATGCATATTTATAGAGaccgtgtgttttttgcttgcttgtacGAGGTCGAAGAGCTTACAGGACGTGATCGGGAACGGGGGGTTGGGAAaatgtgggggggggggggaaggatggataggaaaatgatttcttcttctttcttttcttcgccATCGGTGCTCCTGCCCGCTTACCACAAAGAAAGTACACAGTAATACTATTGTATAGTATAAGTCAACACATCCACAAAAAAGAGACGAATCGTGTAATGAACGTTACCTATGTGCGTTTATCAACcaacgtttgttttttttaacctgTCTGGACTGCTAATGTTGAGCATCTgagtgttttctgttttgccacacactcatacacacacacatgttaaCTTCTCACGTGTGTTCCGGTGCGCTAAttcctgttgttttgttggttttgtattGTGTGTGCTCATTATAATCGCTCCTGTCGCCCGCTGTTTTTCACGCGTATCGTTTGTCTTATCTTATTTTACTATGTACAATAATTTGcgctaaaaatgttttttgttgttgttcgtttgtttgtttgctagcTTGTCAGCTGTTTTTTGCCGTGACAAGCTTGCTTTACATGCAAACGCCTTTCTCTTTGTGTGATTTTagttcttcccttttttgtgacTTTTGCGATCACTTTCTCGCTTTGACTGATttcttttaatgtttttgcttgtttgttttccccatttttcacCTGCATTTGCATATGTGTAACAAACACAtcattttctcttcctttttacTGAAGATGcgtttcgcttctttttgtCTGCTTCTTGCTCTACATCGAATTCATATTGTAATAAGGTGTCTGTACAACAGCATTGCTTCAATGTTTTCACCCCCTTTTCGCTGCACAACATCAAGACGCCTACACGCTTACGCAAAGTTTTGCTTAtgttttttgccttttgctGAACTATTTTACAGTCTACTTATTTATATGGCATCTGCTTCCGTAAAGttcgttctgtttttttgctgctgttttttatgttttttcgTCCCCCACTCACAATTTACGCTCCCCCACAATTTTCTTTGTGCTAATTGTATGAAAATTTGGTTTTTCCATCCACAATCAACGAGATGCTAACGGGCTTGCTTGCGCGGGGCAAAACTGTTCCCTAAGAAAAGTGGGAGCAAAATTTGGGATTGCAGTTTAGTGCAATAACTCACATTGCTGAAACAAGTGTACTACTAAATAAAGTTCAGGGGCGGttagataaataaattacactACTCCTTAAACGAGGTCAGCAActgaaaaggaaacaaactaTTTCCCGTGGTCAATGGCCAGCTTTTCGATGCTggctttttaaaaaataatcatccAATAAAAAACGGATTCAAACTCGTCCTGGCTGATTGCTTCCACGTAAATTCAAACTaagaaaattgcacttttctcCACCAGCACACTCCCGCCTTCGCATGTCTCTATGGTGGGCATTTGTCTGTCCAAATCGAAACCAATTTTACGATCTCTTGAACCAAGTTTTAGCCACCTGACGATCGTATCTCGCAGCGTCATACTCAGCGTCCTCTGCGCTAAGATTCGCTTGGCTTTCTAACAGTTTTGGAATTCACTATTCTGCTTACCGCTAATCAATTGTAACGTACATCacctgtgttgttgttgctgtgcctTCAAGATAAATTTCTTCCGTCACGCCTGTCCGTTTGGGGGCGCAAGTTTCTAGTTTCTATCGGCGCGGTACGTTTTCACCCCCAGGCTGTGTTGTTGTACAAAACTCCACCGCAAGAGTGTGGTGTTGCTTTATCTGGTGTTGCACCCCGGTGATGAACATTGGTAATTTATCAGATTTTCAATCttatttacaaaaacaaaacaacatgaaCTACCACCAAGCCCCCCAAGTCAACTGCAGCACTGCATTTGCTTCTCACCAGCGTGTTCCAGCGCCGGCCGAGGCGGGTTGAATTAAATTCGTTTTAAACTTGCGCTCATCATACGCTTGGATACCCTTGCCGCTTCTCGTATCTCGACTTGGCCGACTTCTCGACTTACCTTTTGCACGCCGTGTGTTTTCGTTTAGCCTGCCATGCATTTCACTGACTACTGGATTGCTCTATGAAAATCATTTTATAATACTGATACCGGTGCTGGATCGTCCAAACGACGATCGTCCCTTCGCGCGCTCTCTCCAATAAATTCCCTTTTCATGAAGATGATGTTGCGCACTCCTTGGTCCAGGAGCTGGTTGGAGGCTACACTAACGGGGCTCTttgaactgatttttttttctttctgtatgTGTAGTAGTGATAATCGTGGGTTgtgaagaaatagaaaaaagttgTACGAATTTTCTGTGTGACTAGAGACGCATCTGCGACGCAGCTTCTTAACGGAACATCGAACGAAATGGTTTGGGGTGAAAGagagtttttgttgctgttgttgttgttgttgttgttggggaaGTTAGATTTGTACTTGACTTGCGGTCGCTAAATGCAGTTGATGTGGATGAAGAtgcagctggctggctgccgATTCGTGGTGATGGTCGTGCAGCTGATGCAGCGACCCGAGATGGTGCTGTTCCAGCAGCGAGGAGGCAGCATTCGCTATCGACGACAGGGACGAGCTGGACGATGGCGACTGTTGCAGCTGATGGGTGGAATGCTGGGTTTGGTGCAGTAgtagctgctgttgttgctgttgctgctgttgctgctgctgctgctgctgctgctgttggtgctggaGGGATGtctggtgctgttgttgctggtgttgctgctgaagTTTCGGCGAGGTGCTAAACTCAAACAGATTGGTATTGAAGTTCCCGGTGCTCCATCACGTGTACTCCGAACGCCAGCTCTGTTGGTGAGAGGAAAGTAGTTTGGAAGGAGACATTAAAGTTAGTTTATTAAAATGGAagtaaacaaatcaaattcaatttcTATAAAGAATCAAATGTGAGGCAGGCTCTTTAAGTGAAGATACAATACTCACCATTGAATTAAGTCCTAGATGGTACGACTGTGAATGGGGGACGACTCCTCCACCTAACGAGCCCGCACCACCGAAGCCGTTCTGCAGTCCACCGGATGTTCCGAGCGCTCCCATACCGGTCGTGTACCAGCCTCCGTGCATGTGCGTGTGCGCTGGATGCAGTCCTCCAGATAAATGGCCGTGTTGTCCTGTTTGGCGAACAAGAGTAATAGAATGTCCCATATTAGCGTTAGTACTTTGTTGTCACTCTTTAGATAACTTATAGCTCTTTCTATATTATTAATAGTATCTTGAACTTACCCATCGAACCGGGGAAACCTCCCGGGAAGGAGGGTTTATGGTCCAGTGGCTTCATCAGGTCTCCAAGATGGCCGCCGAGTGGAAGACACGAGCCCGGAattcctttcttctttttcgattTGGACGACAGCTTTCGATTTCGCGTCTGAATGCCTTCCTTTTTCATCGTCAATGGTCGGTTAACCTGCAGGTGAAAGCGTGAACAACAAAGGTACAAAAATCATCATTAGTGGATGTAATCAAAATTCCCAAGCCTTGTCTCTTACTGATATACCCCTTTTGGTGCACTACAAAACTTCAAATAACAGATCTTGTTAACGTGAATAGTGGACCTGAGTACAAACACCCGAATCGTCGTTAATTTGAGCAGATTCCATAAAGCAATGCCCCTGTCTATCTTTGCGTATCATCGTCCCGAGCACACTTCCCGAGACCACCAAAGTAGACCTCAGACCCAatagtgcacacacacacgcacgcgttTGGCCCATTTGTTCACAATCTCCGAGCGGGGCGCgttccggtcgatttacgcaCGGGCATGATGCTTCCCGGGGTTCTACCCAGAGCAACGCGTGCTAGCTAGCACgcgccacacgcacacagaggCCTGAGCCAAAATCACCTACTCCGCAAGCAAGTGAAGGGAGCCCCGTTTACAGAAGATACGCATACTAAATGCCGCGTAAACGAGATGCCTACGACTATGATATCGACCCGGTACGGTGGTAGTTTTCTGGGAAATCTGTCCTTCTCAATCGAGTCGATTCTTTCGCCTGCCAGGTCCCATCCATCGGGCGAGCATCCGGGCCATAATTAGTCCCGCGGCGTTGCAAGGGATCGCCCCAGCGGGCCCTTCTTTCGCAAACCAAACCATATGAAATAAATCTTGATGCAAATCAGCATTCTTGCGAATGCGTATGTATGTACCCTTGCGGTGTGATCAGGgcccgatcatcatcatcattcgtcGTCGGATTCGCCGTCGTCGCCGTTGTTGGGTGAAATCGAGCGAAGTTATTAAAGCGTTAATTGGCGTTCTGCATGCTACATCTAACTTCATTACGAAAATGAGCCGAGCTCTGTCTCTATCCCTTTTTACTGGTGCGCACCACTTCTTGGGCGTTCTTTGGCCGGCTTTCTCCCGACTGGCCAGGCTGGCACTGGCACTGTGCCGGCGAGCTGCAAGTGCACCAAGGCCCCGACAAACTCTGGGATAAATGGGTACTGATGATTTTTCGAAGATAAATTGAATCAttaaaatttctttaattACGAAAATCTTTACATCCGACCGGGGTTTCGTTGGCGCAATGTCGCGGGCTTATTATCGAGTTTACACTCGGGGTAAAAAGTCCGGCCTCGAGGCAACACGAGGATGATCCTCGAGACCGCGGGTCCCTCTGCGTAGCCAGATTCGGTCGATTGTGGTCGTACGGATAACGATCTTACAGGGCCAAATCTCCGATCTCTCATCTTTCATCTCTGCTACTGCACACAAACGCATTTCATGTGGGACCGAAATTTGGCGGGGACTCAAATTTCAACGTTCCTGCACAAACTCGGAATTTGGTCAAATTGGTTAATTTGTTGCCTGTGTGCAGTAGCAAGTGCAAATTTCCCTCTGAAAGGTATGATCTGGATTTTTCTGCTCGCAATGTTTGGGCGGTAAAGCAGTTCCAGTTCCGGTTAAATGTTTGATCGAAAGACTTCTTCAGCAGTAGCGCCCCGCACAGTTCttcaacatcggttgcagagGTTTTAATCTCTCTCGGCGATCGTAATCTTCCATGATTCTTCATTTCCTGCCTACCATCAATTGTAGCAGCACTCCCAGGGCATCGGTGCATTCGACGGAGGACGCATATATCTGTCAATTGTCAATTGGCTTGTGCAGAACTGTGCAATTGCAACAGCAGGACGTCCTGGCAGAGACAGGCAACAACCGAATTTGGGTGCGgccgtgtttgtttgtgcgaaACGAGGAGAAGGGACACATTCAGTGTAAGAAGAATCGGGATAACCTCCTGTGTTGATCGTCAGGTAGAAACATGAAACTGAACCGATGTCAGAGAGGCTAAGGATCAGATGGGGTGCGGAACAATGCACCCTGCAATTGAAACTATTTTGTTCGATGGCTTTTGTGGATTGCGGAATCCTCATGGAGGGTTTGTTATTCTTCAAGAGCCTCCTTAGACAAGTTAAAGAAGGGAGTGTTTTCTATCAGATTTCCGCATGCTCCATGTGCGGTTGTAAAACGACTCTACAAGGGTATCAATAACCTGGAGTCGATCCAGTTACAGAATAGAAATTGAAAGATCACGTAAAACTCAATACAGGagaataaattgaaaagacaataaaTCGAATTGGTTCCCGAGCTTCGACCATTTCCCTCAATATAAATATTGCATATTGCACTCCAAATGCAATTCAGACCCCCAAGGCTCGCCAACCGGTAAACCGGGCAAGTGTCACGGTGTGTGAGCAGC from Anopheles stephensi strain Indian unplaced genomic scaffold, UCI_ANSTEP_V1.0 ucontig134, whole genome shotgun sequence harbors:
- the LOC118515292 gene encoding GATA-binding factor C-like; this translates as MKKEGIQTRNRKLSSKSKKKKGIPGSCLPLGGHLGDLMKPLDHKPSFPGGFPGSMGQHGHLSGGLHPAHTHMHGGWYTTGMGALGTSGGLQNGFGGAGSLGGGVVPHSQSYHLGLNSMSWRSEYT